In Malus sylvestris chromosome 15, drMalSylv7.2, whole genome shotgun sequence, a single genomic region encodes these proteins:
- the LOC126605347 gene encoding uncharacterized protein LOC126605347 isoform X2 translates to MLPFFLSPVSLYAIYVRRCFAGSGLSQQTLQLDNDQTTLHFWGPNPKLSNQTQNPEKPSLVLIHGFGPAAMWQWRNQVQFFSPHFNVYVPNLVFFGNSTTGSPERTEVFQASSVAKMMEKVGVERFSVMGTSYGGFVAYHLARMWPERVEKAVIASSGVNMRRGDHEALLKRAKLEKIEDLMLPSTAAQLNKLLTLAMARRLDIIPDFFLSDIIHASWTENEIGSDKEHSACTPS, encoded by the exons ATGTTACCCTTCTTTCTCAGCCCCGTCTCCTTATACGCCATCTATGTCCGCCGTTGCTTTGCAGGCTCCGGCCTCTCCCAGCAAACCCTACAACTCGACAATGATCAAACCACACTCCACTTCTGGGGTCCCAACCCTAAACTTTCTaaccaaacccaaaaccccGAAAAACCTTCACTCGTTCTAATCCACGGCTTTGGCCCCGCCGCCATGTGGCAGTGGCGGAACCAAGTCCAGTTCTTCTCCCCCCACTTCAACGTCTACGTCCCCAACCTTGTCTTCTTCGGGAATTCCACCACCGGATCCCCAGAGCGAACCGAGGTCTTTCAGGCATCCTCGGTCGCCAAGATGATGGAGAAGGTCGGCGTGGAGAGATTTAGTGTGATGGGGACGAGCTACGGCGGCTTTGTGGCGTACCACTTGGCGAGGATGTGGCCGGAGAGAGTGGAGAAGGCGGTGATTGCCAGCTCTGGGGTTAACATGAGGAGAGGAGATCACGAGGCGCTCTTGAAGAGGGCAAAGTTGGAAAAGATTGAAGATCTCATGTTGCCTTCCACGGCGGCTCAGCTCAACAAGTTACTCACCCTCGCCATGGCCCGGCGGCTCGACATCATTCCCGACTTTTTCTTAAGCGACATAATACAT GCTTCTTGGACCGAAAACGAAATTGGAAGTGATAAAGAACACAGCGCATGTACCCCAAGTTGA
- the LOC126602055 gene encoding endoglucanase 16-like, with protein sequence MFGGRRGVAATVVACLALFQGLVLSVHGTGINYKDALTKSIIFLEAQRSGKLPPNHRPAWRGDSALDDGKEANVDLAGGYYDAGDNVKYGLPMAFTVTTLSWAAMFYRQQLEATGELENVLAGIKWGTDYFLKATRKNRLYVQVGDPNQDHQCWTRPEDMQTPRTVLKIDDSTPGTEIAAETSAAMAASSIVFRKTDGVYARSLLNKAKRLFQMAKAHKGTYDGECPFYCSYSGYNDELLWAATWLYIATKRPLYLKYIQEEAISATVSEFSWDLKYAGAQVLLAKLFFEGEKSLENYKNGADSYICSNIPDSPYNQVTMTPGGMIHLRDGANTQYVTGTAHLFAVYSDILAQHNQKVNCGGKELDSGALLAFAKKQMDYLLGENPKGRSYMVGFGPNAPQQPHHRGASVPKGENGIVNCAMSFVNWFKKDVPNPNELTGAIVGGPDRFDNFEDKRWASSYTEPCTYVNSLAVGPLAKLAV encoded by the exons ATGTTTGGTGGAAGAAGAGGCGTCGCCGCCACTGTTGTGGCATGCCTTGCTCTCTTCCAAGGACTTGTTCTTAGCGTTCATGGCACTGGTATTAATTACAAGGACGCTCTCACCAAGTCCATTATTTTCCTTGAAGCTCAAAGATCAGGGAAACTCCCTCCCAATCATAGACCTGCATGGAGAGGCGACTCCGCCCTCGACGATGGAAAAGAAGCAAAT GTCGACCTTGCCGGAGGATACTATGATGCCGGAGACAACGTCAAGTACGGTCTTCCGATGGCATTCACCGTCACAACTCTGTCGTGGGCTGCCATGTTTTACAGGCAACAGCTCGAAGCTACTGGAGAACTGGAAAATGTTCTTGCCGGCATCAAATGGGGCACTGATTATTTTCTGAAAGCCACTCGAAAAAACAGATTATACGTTCAG GTTGGAGACCCAAATCAAGACCATCAATGTTGGACTAGACCAGAAGATATGCAGACACCAAGAACAGTGTTGAAGATTGATGATAGCACACCCGGAACTGAAATTGCAGCTGAAACTTCAGCCgccatggctgcctcttcaattGTGTTCAGAAAAACAGATGGTGTCTATGCTCGTAGTCTACTCAACAAGGCCAAACGT CTCTTTCAAATGGCTAAGGCGCATAAGGGAACTTACGATGGAGAGTGCCCTTTCTACTGCTCTTACTCTGGCTATAAT GATGAGCTGTTGTGGGCAGCAACATGGTTGTACATTGCCACAAAGAGGCCCTTGTATCTCAAGTACATTCAGGAAGAAGCCATCAGCGCCACCGTGTCTGAGTTCAGCTGGGACCTTAAATACGCCGGAGCACAAGTCCTCCTGGCCAAG CTGTTCTTTGAAGGTGAAAAATCCCTAGAGAACTACAAAAACGGTGCTGACAGTTACATTTGCTCAAACATCCCCGACAGTCCTTACAACCAAGTCACAATGACACCGGGCGGCATGATCCACTTGAGAGACGGAGCCAACACCCAATACGTCACCGGAACCGCCCACTTATTCGCCGTCTACAGCGATATCCTCGCCCAGCACAACCAAAAAGTCAACTGCGGAGGCAAAGAGTTGGACTCAGGCGCCCTCCTCGCTTTTGCCAAGAAGCAAATGGACTACTTGTTGGGTGAGAACCCAAAAGGAAGATCCTACATGGTCGGGTTCGGACCCAACGCGCCCCAACAGCCCCACCACAGAGGAGCTTCGGTACCGAAGGGGGAAAACGGCATCGTTAACTGCGCCATGAGCTTCGTGAACTGGTTCAAGAAGGACGTGCCAAACCCTAATGAGTTGACTGGTGCCATCGTCGGGGGGCCCGATAGGTTTGATAATTTCGAGGACAAACGTTGGGCGTCGTCGTATACCGAGCCATGCACTTACGTGAACTCGCTCGCGGTCGGACCGCTGGCGAAGCTTGCTGTCTAA
- the LOC126605344 gene encoding serine/threonine-protein kinase RIPK-like: protein MTEKKILTWKCIIPGCYKSTTDPESRLQQPVLKQTPSLQKRLSISDISNDLSSALFADDLSNPLISLNLHVFSLAELGVVTRNFSWSSLIGEGGFGPVFKGFVGDKVRPGLKAQPVAVKLLDLDGLQGHKEWLAEIVFLGQLRHQNLVKLIGYCCEDEHRLLVYEYMAGGSLENQLFRSYSTPLSWSKRMKIAVGAAKGLAFLHEADHKPVIFRDFKTSNILLDSDYTAKLSDFGLAKDGPEGEDTHITTRIIGTQGYAAPEYIMTGCLTTKSDVYSFGVVLLELLTGKRCIDNTCPSREQKLVEWAKPRLKDRRKLDGIIDPMMEGQYSIRGARKAAALAYSCLSHNPKQRPRMSDVVVILEGLQDFDEGLVVRPFVYVAPNEEDSNSSIKSMITSEAKN, encoded by the exons ATGACTGAAAAGAAAATCCTCACATGGAAATGCATCATCCCAGGCTGTTACAAGAGCACTACAGATCCAGAGAGCCGCCTGCAGCAGCCAGTTCTTAAGCAAACCCCATCACTGCAGAAGAGACTCTCCATCTCGGATATAAGCAATGATCTGAGCTCGGCTCTCTTTGCAGACGATCTCTCCAACCCCCTCATCAGCCTCAACCTTCACGTGTTTTCGCTCGCGGAGCTTGGAGTTGTCACAAGAAATTTTTCATGGAGTAGTCTGATCGGGGAAGGTGGGTTTGGACCCGTGTTCAAAGGGTTTGTTGGTGACAAGGTTAGGCCTGGATTGAAGGCTCAGCCTGTGGCTGTCAAGCTGTTGGACTTGGATGGTTTGCAAGGCCACAAAGAATGGCTG GCAGAAATTGTATTTCTTGGGCAGCTGAGGCATCAAAATCTTGTGAAGCTGATTGGATATTGTTGTGAAGACGAGCACAGGCTCCTAGTTTATGAATACATGGCAGGAGGAAGCTTAGAAAATCAACTCTTCAGAA GTTATTCTACTCCTCTGTCGTGGTCGAAAAGAATGAAAATCGCCGTTGGGGCAGCGAAGGGCTTAGCGTTCCTCCATGAAGCAGATCACAAGCCTGTCATATTCCGAGATTTTAAGACTTCGAATATTCTGCTGGACTCT GATTATACAGCTAAACTTTCGGATTTCGGGTTAGCAAAGGACGGTCCAGAAGGAGAAGACACACATATAACTACACGTATAATAGGGACACAGGGGTATGCAGCCCCTGAATACATCATGACAG GTTGCTTGACGACCAAGAGTGACGTCTATAGTTTTGGAGTTGTTCTGCTAGAGCTATTGACAGGTAAACGGTGCATAGATAATACCTGCCCCAGTCGTGAACAGAAACTTGTGGAGTGGGCAAAACCTCGCTTGAAGGATAGGAGAAAGCTCGACGGGATTATAGACCCAATGATGGAGGGACAGTATTCGATCCGAGGGGCTCGAAAGGCGGCTGCATTGGCTTACAGTTGCTTGAGCCACAATCCAAAGCAAAGGCCTAGGATGAGTGATGTGGTTGTGATCTTAGAAGGTCTTCAAGACTTCGATGAAGGGTTAGTTGTCAGGCCATTTGTTTATGTAGCACCAAATGAGGAGGATAGTAATAGTAGCATCAAAAGTATGATAACAAGTGAGGCAAAAAATTAG
- the LOC126605936 gene encoding guanine nucleotide-binding protein alpha-1 subunit-like: MLSILIENMGLLCSRNKHYNEEDNEENAQTAEIERRIEQETKAEKHIQKLLLLGAGESGKSTIFKQIKLLFQTGFEESELKSYISVIHANVYQTIKVLYDGSKELAQNDRETFEISIENKEIGEKLSTIGSKLDYPRLTKELAQDIETLWKDAAIQETCARGNELQVPDCAHYFMENLQRLADPDYVPTKEDVLHARVRTTGVVEIQFSPVGENKRSGEVYRLFDVGGQRNERRKWIHLFEGVTAIIFCAALSEYDQTLFEDESKNRMMETRELFEWVLKQPCFEKTSFMLFLNKFDIFEKKVLNAPLNVCEWFKDYQPVSTGKQEIEHAYEYVKKKFEELYFQSTAPDRVDRVFKIYKTTALDQKLVKKTFKLVDETLRRRNLFEAGLL; the protein is encoded by the exons ATGCTGTCTATTTTGATAGAAAATATGGGATTACTCTGCAGCAGAAACAAGCATTACAACGAAGAGGACAATGAAGAGAATGCTCAG ACTGCAGAAATTGAAAGGCGAATTGAACAAGAAACAAAGGCCGAAAAGCATATTCAGAAACTTCTCCTACTTG GTGCTGGGGAGTCAGGGAAGTCCACAATTTTTAAGCAG ATAAAGCTTTTGTTTCAAACTGGATTTGAAGAGTCAGAGCTCAAGAGCTACATCTCAGTCATCCACGCCAACGTATATCAGACCATAAAA GTACTGTATGATGGGTCAAAGGAGCTTGCACAGAATGACAGAGAAACGTTTGAAATATCCATTGAAAATAAG gaaattggagagaaactATCAACAATTGGCAGCAAATTGGATTATCCACGTCTCACTAAAGAGCTTGCACAGGATATAGAGACTCTTTGGAAAGATGCAGCAATTCAG GAAACATGTGCTCGTGGTAATGAACTCCAAGTTCCTGACTGTGCCCACTATTTCATGGAAAATCTTCAAAGATTAGCTGACCCAGATTACGTTCCAACCAAG GAGGATGTTCTTCATGCGAGAGTTCGTACAACTGGTGTCGTAGAGATCCAGTTCAG CCCTGTTGGAGAAAATAAGAGAAGTGGGGAAGTATATAGACTCTTTGACGTTGGGGGCcagagaaatgagagaaggAAATGGATCCATCTATTTGAAGGCGTTACAGCCATAATATTTTGTGCTGCCCTTAGCGA GTATGATCAAACACTCTTTGAGGATGAAAGCAAGAATCGAATGATGGAGACAAGGGAACTTTTTGAGTGGGTTTTGAAGCAACCGTGTTTTGag AAAACGTCGTTCATGCTGTTTTTAAACAAGTTTGATATATTCGAGAAGAAAGTTCTAAAT GCGCCACTTAACGTCTGCGAGTGGTTCAAAGATTACCAGCCGGTTTCAACAGGAAAGCAAGAGATCGAACATGCATATGA GTATGTGAAGAAGAAATTTGAGGAATTGTACTTCCAGAGCACGGCCCCTGATCGCGTAGACCGGGTGTTTAAGATCTACAAAACCACTGCCCTTGATCAGAAGCTCGTGAAGAAGACTTTCAAGCTCGTGGACGAGACGTTGAGACGGAGAAATCTCTTCGAGGCCGGTTTATTGTGA
- the LOC126605347 gene encoding uncharacterized protein LOC126605347 isoform X1 — MLPFFLSPVSLYAIYVRRCFAGSGLSQQTLQLDNDQTTLHFWGPNPKLSNQTQNPEKPSLVLIHGFGPAAMWQWRNQVQFFSPHFNVYVPNLVFFGNSTTGSPERTEVFQASSVAKMMEKVGVERFSVMGTSYGGFVAYHLARMWPERVEKAVIASSGVNMRRGDHEALLKRAKLEKIEDLMLPSTAAQLNKLLTLAMARRLDIIPDFFLSDIIHKLYSDKRKEKMELLKGLTLGREDTPNISPLPNKEVLIVWGEKDQIFPLEMATELKELLGPKTKLEVIKNTAHVPQVENPAQFNNIVKSFLCDS; from the exons ATGTTACCCTTCTTTCTCAGCCCCGTCTCCTTATACGCCATCTATGTCCGCCGTTGCTTTGCAGGCTCCGGCCTCTCCCAGCAAACCCTACAACTCGACAATGATCAAACCACACTCCACTTCTGGGGTCCCAACCCTAAACTTTCTaaccaaacccaaaaccccGAAAAACCTTCACTCGTTCTAATCCACGGCTTTGGCCCCGCCGCCATGTGGCAGTGGCGGAACCAAGTCCAGTTCTTCTCCCCCCACTTCAACGTCTACGTCCCCAACCTTGTCTTCTTCGGGAATTCCACCACCGGATCCCCAGAGCGAACCGAGGTCTTTCAGGCATCCTCGGTCGCCAAGATGATGGAGAAGGTCGGCGTGGAGAGATTTAGTGTGATGGGGACGAGCTACGGCGGCTTTGTGGCGTACCACTTGGCGAGGATGTGGCCGGAGAGAGTGGAGAAGGCGGTGATTGCCAGCTCTGGGGTTAACATGAGGAGAGGAGATCACGAGGCGCTCTTGAAGAGGGCAAAGTTGGAAAAGATTGAAGATCTCATGTTGCCTTCCACGGCGGCTCAGCTCAACAAGTTACTCACCCTCGCCATGGCCCGGCGGCTCGACATCATTCCCGACTTTTTCTTAAGCGACATAATACAT AAATTGTACTCTgataagagaaaagaaaagatggaGCTTCTAAAGGGACTCACTCTTGGACGAGAAGACACACCAAACATATCTCCTCTTCCTAACAAG GAGGTGTTGATAGTGTGGGGAGAGAAAGACCAGATCTTTCCTTTGGAGATGGCTACTGAACTCAAGGA GCTTCTTGGACCGAAAACGAAATTGGAAGTGATAAAGAACACAGCGCATGTACCCCAAGTTGAAAATCCCGCTCAATTTAACAACATTGTAAAAAGTTTCTTGTGTGACTCTTGA
- the LOC126605958 gene encoding fatty-acid-binding protein 2: MRIKRFGFMDFDEGSPYNSHFSSFADNSLKRCRYFHVPGSLALEGAFNHISKLAGSLLFFFSSGPNTNATRDIEGNLHDSEPGSSTSYPQVKHFTSGRHNLRGFDFGFASRGESANAVVFGKISAFVMQLLHREAEKLHSHPLLSLAAGLVPPFGSLSSNVLAVPLETTDVLDQRPCEVGHHRCAGLPIPNLNWRRHAVEPITGTEFPMILDDVLTRESNSSLSSEVLVGTGSKTMTIIKIKSLKVYAFGFYIHPHSVCKKLGQKYASISVDELNKCHDFYEDLLRADIDMTVRLVVNCNGMKINTVRDAFEKSLRARLVKVNPETDFHCIRTFGSNFTQDIPLPVGTTIDFQRTADGNLITKIEGNQIGAVHSKDLCRAFFDMYLGAVPVSEQTKEEIGRNVANIIQSC; the protein is encoded by the exons ATGAGGATTAAGCGGTTCGGGTTCATGGATTTCGATGAAGGGTCTCCATACAATTCACATTTTAGTTCATTTGCCGATAATTCATTGAAACGGTGTAGATACTTTCATGTTCCCGGAAGTTTAGCTCTTGAAGGAGCATTTAACCACATTTCTAAACTTGCTGGTTCTTTACTATTCTTCTTCTCTAGTGGACCCAATACAAATGCTACTAGAGATATAGAGGGTAATTTGCATGATTCTGAACCTGGAAGCTCCACGTCTTACCCACAAGTTAAACATTTTACTTCTGGTCGACATAATCTTAGAGGATTTGACTTTGGATTTGCATCAAGAGGAGAATCTGCTAATGCAGTGGTTTTTGGAAAGATTTCGGCTTTTGTAATGCAATTACTACACAGAGAAGCTGAAAAGCTACATTCACATCCCTTGCTCTCGTTAGCTGCTGGACTTGTACCTCCTTTCGGCAGCTT ATCTTCAAATGTACTAGCTGTTCCATTGGAGACTACGGATGTCTTGGATCAAAGGCCTTGTGAGGTTGGGCACCACAGATGTGCAGGATTACCAATTCCCAACTTGAACTGGAGAAGACATGCAGTGGAACCTATTACTGGCACTGAGTTTCCTATGATTTTGGACGACGTTTTGACAAGGGAGAGTAATTCCAGTTTAAGTTCAGAG GTCCTTGTGGGAACTGGATCCAAAACAATgacaataatcaaaataaaatctCTGAAGGTCTATGCATTTGGGTTCT ATATCCATCCTCACTCTGTTTGCAAGAAATTGGGGCAAAAATATGCTTCCATTTCAGTAGATGAACTAAACAAGTGCCATGATTTCTATGAAGATCTTCTCAG GGCGGATATTGATATGACAGTTAGGCTTGTGGTTAATTGCAACGGGATGAAAATCAATACTGTGAGAGA TGCCTTTGAGAAATCCCTTCGAGCTCGATTGGTGAAG GTGAACCCAGAGACTGACTTTCATTGCATAAGaacatttggttcaaatttcacaCAAGATATTCCTTTGCCAGTG GGAACGACAATTGATTTCCAACGCACAGCTGATGGAAACTTAATTACTAAAA TTGAAGGTAATCAGATTGGAGCAGTCCATAGCAAGGATCTATGCA GGGCCTTCTTTGACATGTACCTGGGTGCTGTGCCCGTGTCAGAGCAAACAAAAGAAGAGATTGGCAGAAACGTCGCCAATATTATTCAAAGTTGCTGA